In one window of Falco cherrug isolate bFalChe1 chromosome 10, bFalChe1.pri, whole genome shotgun sequence DNA:
- the CSRP3 gene encoding cysteine and glycine-rich protein 3 has product MPNWGGGAKCGACEKTVYHAEEIQCNGRSFHKTCFLCMACRKALDSTTVAAHESEIYCKTCYGRKYGPKGIGFGQGAGCLSTDTGDHLGLNLQQGSPKSAHPSTQSNPSKFAKKMVDVDKCPRCGKSVYAAEKIMGGGKPWHKTCFRCAICGKSLESTNVTDKDGELYCKVCYAKNFGPKGIGFGGLTQVEKKECE; this is encoded by the exons ATGCCAAACTGGGGAGGTGGAGCCAAATGTGGTGCCTGTGAAAAGACCGTGTACCACGCTGAGGAAATCCAGTGCAATGGAAGGAGTTTCCACAAGACGTGCTTCCTCTGCA TGGCTTGCAGAAAAGCTCTGGACAGTACCACAGTAGCAGCTCACGAATCCGAAATCTACTGCAAAACTTGTTATGGGAGGAAATACGGTCCCAAAGGTATCGGCTTTGGACAAGGGGCAGGATGTCTAAGCACTGATACCGGTGACCATCTGGGCCTGAATCTGCAACA GGGGTCACCAAAGTCTGCTCATCCTTCTACACAAAGTAATCCTTCAAAGTTTGCCAAAAAGATGGTAGATGTGGATAAATGTCCCCGTTGTGGCAAATCAGTGTATGCTGCAGAGAAGATCATGGGAGGAGGAAAA CCCTGGCATAAGACGTGCTTCCGCTGTGCTATCTGTGGAAAGAGCTTAGAATCCACGAACGTTACAGACAAAGATGGAGAGCTCTATTGTAAAG TTTGCTATGCAAAAAATTTCGGTCCCAAAGGAATTGGGTTTGGTGGCCTCACCCAAGTGGAAAAGAAGGAGTGCGAATGA